In one window of Sandaracinaceae bacterium DNA:
- a CDS encoding DUF3570 domain-containing protein produces the protein MRVASKARASWVRSRRARSVSAAVALVLLPLCCARSVSRADEVDGEWSGRLTLLGNYYWETSTRVVAPELNLQLTSPNGTDLSANYLVDTITSASQAAGATVDVSFNETRHDVTLGAGHEFTLGDNALQFTTGVHFSREPDYTSISGSLGAALFLDQRATTLHLTVGYLHDEVRQNYRGPPPQASPGTILGLFNEDFDALSITIGWDQVLQRWLIAEVSYDLVYLNGFLANAYRRVMIAGAAVGETHPGTRIRHTVTGRLKAHIRQTRTTVQLRYRAYVDSWDIGAINPEVRVYQQLTRNVDMRLRYRFYRQTHSFFYEDDDEAYAPNARFFTNDPKMSAFHSHELGTQLRVGFGFLEGTALDMLRGGRLDLSFNYMWRTSSFGDAVTAQVGLTMPF, from the coding sequence ATGCGGGTGGCCTCGAAGGCGCGCGCCAGTTGGGTGCGCTCGCGGCGGGCACGCAGCGTGTCCGCGGCGGTGGCGTTGGTGTTGCTGCCGCTGTGCTGCGCGCGCAGCGTGAGCCGCGCCGACGAAGTGGACGGCGAGTGGTCCGGGCGCCTGACCCTGCTGGGCAACTACTACTGGGAGACCAGCACGCGCGTGGTGGCCCCCGAGCTGAACCTGCAGCTCACGTCACCGAACGGCACGGACCTGAGCGCGAACTATCTGGTGGACACGATCACCAGCGCCAGCCAGGCGGCTGGTGCCACCGTCGATGTGAGCTTCAACGAGACGCGTCATGATGTGACCCTCGGGGCCGGCCACGAATTCACGCTGGGGGACAACGCCCTGCAGTTCACCACAGGTGTCCACTTCAGCCGCGAGCCCGACTACACGTCCATCTCGGGCTCGCTGGGCGCAGCTCTGTTCCTGGACCAGCGCGCGACGACGCTGCACCTGACGGTGGGCTACCTGCACGACGAGGTGCGCCAGAACTATCGCGGGCCGCCTCCCCAGGCCAGCCCGGGCACCATCCTCGGGCTGTTCAACGAGGACTTCGACGCGTTGAGCATCACCATCGGGTGGGACCAGGTGCTGCAGCGCTGGCTGATCGCGGAGGTCAGCTACGACCTCGTCTACCTCAACGGCTTCCTCGCGAACGCCTACCGGCGCGTGATGATCGCGGGCGCGGCCGTGGGGGAGACCCACCCTGGCACGCGCATCCGTCACACCGTCACGGGGCGGCTCAAGGCGCACATCCGGCAGACACGCACGACGGTGCAGCTGCGCTATCGGGCGTACGTGGACTCGTGGGACATCGGCGCCATCAACCCCGAGGTGCGCGTCTACCAGCAGCTCACGCGCAATGTGGACATGCGGCTGCGCTACCGCTTCTACCGGCAGACGCACTCGTTCTTCTACGAGGACGACGACGAGGCCTACGCGCCCAACGCGCGCTTCTTCACCAACGACCCAAAGATGAGCGCCTTCCACAGCCACGAGCTGGGTACGCAGCTGCGCGTGGGCTTCGGGTTCCTCGAGGGCACGGCGCTCGACATGCTGCGCGGCGGGCGGCTGGACCTGAGCTTCAACTACATGTGGCGCACCAGCAGCTTCGGCGACGCCGTCACGGCGCAGGTCGGCCTCACCATGCCGTTCTGA
- a CDS encoding DUF4266 domain-containing protein, producing MESESEAEEDRFRSHVYDAREGAAGGHGSTGGGCGCN from the coding sequence ATGGAGTCCGAGAGCGAGGCCGAGGAAGACCGCTTCCGCTCGCACGTGTACGACGCCCGCGAAGGGGCCGCAGGGGGCCACGGCTCCACCGGCGGCGGCTGCGGGTGCAACTGA
- a CDS encoding FliI/YscN family ATPase, whose translation MSSSDTPASWLTPALGQLSQALGAAEPLRARGRVTSLVGLGLEARVPGVRVGELVQIHRRGAGPLLAEVVGFHGPDATLMPLGRVDGVSPEDDVLAVGRPLEVTCGDGLLGRVVDGLGEPIDGLGPIHGVRRAVMQRAPDPLTRPRITRPLATGVRAIDALLTLGEGQRVGLFAGSGVGKSTLLGQVARQAEADVFVACLIGERGREVREFLEDALGDEGRRRGVVVCATSDAPALVRLKSAHVATTIAEHFRDQGLRVLLMMDSVTRFARAGREVGLSAGEPPARRGYPPSVFAALPELLERAGTSATGSITALYTVLVEGGDMEEPVADEVRGILDGHIVLDRALGARGRWPAIDVLQSLSRVMPAVTSETQREHANALRAHLAAYESKRDLVSLGAYKAGSDPALDAAIARMPAIEAFLRQRPETRCETDDTWLGLERALGAAQD comes from the coding sequence ATGTCCTCCTCCGACACGCCGGCCTCCTGGCTCACCCCGGCCCTCGGCCAGCTCTCCCAAGCGCTCGGCGCCGCAGAGCCCCTGCGCGCCCGTGGCCGCGTCACGTCCTTGGTGGGTCTCGGCCTCGAGGCCCGCGTCCCTGGCGTGCGCGTGGGCGAGCTGGTGCAGATCCATCGGCGTGGCGCGGGCCCCCTGCTGGCGGAGGTGGTGGGTTTCCACGGGCCCGACGCGACGCTCATGCCGCTCGGACGCGTGGACGGAGTCAGCCCCGAGGACGACGTGCTGGCCGTCGGCCGCCCGCTCGAGGTCACGTGCGGCGACGGCCTGCTGGGGCGCGTGGTGGACGGCCTCGGGGAGCCCATCGACGGGCTCGGTCCCATCCACGGCGTGCGCCGCGCCGTCATGCAGCGCGCCCCCGACCCGCTCACCCGGCCGCGCATCACCCGCCCGCTGGCCACGGGCGTGCGCGCCATCGACGCGCTGCTCACGCTCGGCGAAGGACAGCGCGTGGGCCTCTTCGCGGGCAGCGGTGTCGGCAAGAGCACGCTGCTGGGCCAGGTCGCGCGGCAGGCCGAGGCCGACGTGTTCGTGGCGTGCCTGATCGGCGAGCGTGGGCGCGAGGTGCGCGAGTTCCTGGAGGACGCCCTCGGAGACGAGGGACGCCGCCGTGGCGTGGTGGTGTGCGCCACCAGCGACGCCCCCGCGCTGGTGCGCCTCAAGAGCGCGCACGTGGCCACCACCATCGCCGAGCACTTCCGCGACCAGGGCCTGCGTGTCCTGCTCATGATGGACAGCGTCACCCGCTTCGCGCGCGCGGGCCGCGAGGTGGGCCTCTCGGCCGGCGAGCCCCCTGCGCGACGCGGATACCCGCCCAGCGTCTTCGCGGCCCTCCCCGAGCTGCTCGAGCGCGCCGGCACGAGCGCGACGGGCTCCATCACGGCGCTGTACACCGTGCTGGTGGAGGGGGGCGACATGGAGGAGCCCGTCGCGGACGAGGTGCGTGGCATCCTCGACGGTCACATCGTGCTCGACCGAGCCCTCGGCGCGCGCGGCCGCTGGCCGGCCATCGACGTGCTGCAGAGCCTGTCGCGCGTGATGCCGGCCGTCACCAGCGAGACGCAGCGCGAGCACGCGAACGCCCTGCGCGCCCACCTCGCGGCCTACGAGTCCAAGCGCGACCTGGTCTCGCTCGGTGCGTACAAGGCGGGCTCGGACCCAGCCCTGGACGCCGCCATCGCGCGCATGCCGGCCATCGAGGCCTTCCTGCGCCAGCGCCCCGAGACCCGCTGCGAGACCGACGACACGTGGCTCGGCCTCGAGCGGGCTTTGGGTGCCGCGCAGGACTGA
- the dnaJ gene encoding molecular chaperone DnaJ, whose translation MAKRDYYEVLGVPRDADAATMKRAYRQLAMQFHPDRNPDDPSAEDKFKEATEAYTILSDEQKRKRYDRMGHAAFESQGPGGFDPGDFGSVGDLLEGLFGDMFGRGRRRTGGRDLTYDLHIEFIEAATGVEKNITVERPGPCGDCTGTGAAPGTKVETCDACGGRGQVRQQRGFFAVSRPCTTCRGSGKRIASPCRACAGTGNQLRQEEMTVRIPAGVQDGAVRTLRGAGEVASGTAGDLHVTVHVKPHALFTREGADVLLEVPISFPQAVLGANVDVPTIEGRVTMKIPPGTQSGRSFRLRGKGIPVYGGAGKGDQLVRVVVEVPENISRKQRKLIQELAEELGVDTHPQQAGFLDKLRGLLE comes from the coding sequence GTGGCCAAGCGCGATTACTACGAAGTCCTGGGTGTCCCTCGCGATGCCGACGCCGCGACGATGAAGCGTGCCTATCGCCAGCTGGCGATGCAGTTCCATCCCGACCGCAACCCCGACGACCCGAGCGCGGAGGACAAGTTCAAGGAGGCCACCGAGGCCTACACCATCCTGAGCGACGAGCAGAAGCGCAAGCGCTACGACCGCATGGGGCACGCGGCCTTCGAGTCACAGGGGCCAGGGGGCTTCGACCCAGGCGACTTCGGGTCGGTGGGTGACCTGCTGGAGGGGCTGTTTGGGGACATGTTCGGGCGCGGTCGGCGCCGCACGGGTGGGCGCGACCTCACGTACGACCTGCACATCGAGTTCATCGAGGCGGCGACGGGGGTGGAGAAGAACATCACGGTGGAGCGCCCGGGGCCGTGTGGCGACTGCACCGGGACGGGCGCCGCGCCGGGCACCAAGGTGGAGACGTGCGACGCCTGCGGGGGCCGCGGGCAGGTGCGGCAGCAGCGCGGCTTCTTCGCCGTGTCGCGTCCATGCACGACCTGCCGCGGCTCGGGCAAGCGCATCGCCTCGCCGTGTCGTGCTTGCGCCGGGACGGGCAACCAGCTGCGCCAGGAGGAGATGACGGTGCGCATCCCGGCCGGTGTGCAGGACGGAGCCGTGCGCACCCTGCGCGGCGCGGGTGAGGTGGCGTCCGGGACCGCCGGCGACCTGCACGTGACCGTGCACGTGAAGCCCCACGCGCTGTTCACACGCGAAGGCGCCGACGTGCTCTTGGAGGTGCCCATCAGCTTCCCCCAGGCGGTGCTGGGCGCGAACGTGGACGTGCCCACCATCGAGGGGCGCGTGACCATGAAGATCCCGCCGGGCACGCAGTCAGGCCGCTCGTTCCGGCTGCGCGGTAAGGGCATCCCCGTGTACGGCGGTGCCGGCAAGGGCGACCAGCTGGTGCGCGTGGTGGTCGAGGTGCCGGAGAACATCTCGCGCAAGCAGCGCAAGCTCATCCAGGAGCTGGCCGAGGAGCTGGGGGTGGACACGCACCCACAGCAAGCGGGCTTCTTGGACAAGCTGCGCGGGCTGCTCGAGTAG
- a CDS encoding RluA family pseudouridine synthase: MSSDPSGRVFVVPDRAAGLRLDHFLVQHVPHMTRALATALSAAGEVRVDGRRARKGDRVVPGAHVELLRLPEPADFAPTPWDGLALDVRHEDEHVVVVEKPRGLPTHPLRREERETLAQALLHRYPEMAGVGYALREPGVLHRLDTDTSGLVVAARTASAFDALRSSQRTGAWTKSYVALCEGVPRTPDRIETTLGPDPTDPRRMRVLADRDETNPQVTELTEARVLGALQTADGARVQVSAVHVRVEKATRHQIRVHLAYYGHPLVGDTLYGGAALAGDESPPAHWLHACAIAFPHPAQTDTLVRVESPTTTEMRDIEARAAVGASSA, translated from the coding sequence ATGAGCAGCGACCCCAGCGGACGCGTCTTCGTGGTCCCCGATCGGGCTGCGGGTCTGCGCCTCGACCACTTCTTGGTGCAGCACGTGCCACACATGACCCGCGCGCTGGCCACCGCCTTGAGCGCCGCCGGGGAGGTGCGCGTGGACGGTCGTCGTGCGCGCAAGGGCGATCGCGTGGTCCCCGGCGCGCACGTCGAGCTGCTGCGTCTGCCCGAGCCCGCGGACTTCGCCCCCACACCTTGGGACGGTCTCGCCCTCGACGTGCGGCACGAAGACGAGCACGTGGTGGTGGTGGAGAAGCCACGTGGGTTGCCCACCCACCCGCTGCGCCGTGAAGAACGGGAGACGCTCGCTCAGGCGCTGCTGCACCGCTACCCGGAGATGGCAGGGGTGGGCTACGCGCTACGCGAGCCCGGCGTGCTCCACCGCCTGGACACGGACACCAGCGGGCTGGTGGTGGCGGCCCGCACGGCCAGCGCCTTCGACGCGCTGCGGAGCTCCCAGCGCACGGGAGCGTGGACCAAGTCCTACGTGGCCCTGTGCGAGGGCGTGCCGCGCACCCCGGACCGCATCGAGACGACGCTCGGCCCAGACCCGACCGACCCTCGGCGGATGCGCGTGCTGGCCGATCGCGACGAGACGAACCCCCAGGTCACCGAGCTGACCGAGGCGCGTGTGCTGGGCGCACTCCAGACGGCGGACGGCGCGCGGGTCCAGGTCAGCGCGGTGCACGTGCGCGTGGAGAAGGCCACCCGCCACCAGATCCGCGTGCACCTGGCGTACTACGGCCACCCCTTGGTAGGAGACACGCTGTACGGGGGCGCTGCCCTGGCGGGGGACGAAAGCCCCCCGGCGCACTGGCTGCATGCCTGCGCCATCGCCTTCCCCCACCCGGCCCAGACCGACACCCTGGTGCGCGTGGAGTCACCCACAACCACAGAAATGCGTGACATCGAGGCGCGGGCGGCGGTCGGAGCGAGCTCCGCCTGA
- a CDS encoding PLP-dependent transferase produces MSDGRADGSSGPTPHLDTLALHAGQPPDPATGAVSVPIVLSTTFAQRAPGEHQGFSYTRTGNPNRAQLETSVAALEGAQHGYAFASGMAAIAALLQTLRPGQRVVATADLYGGTYRLLERVVRLLGVDVVFVDVGQPAAVEEALATETAFLWLESPTNPLLKVVDIAALARLAHARGALVVVDNTFATPMLQRPLTLGADVVVHSTTKFINGHSDVLGGVVVTSRAPLAEQLAFIQNAGGAVPSPFDCYLTLRGIKTLPVRMARHVDNTEHLAAFLAQHPQVERVHYPGLPEHPQHALACAQMTRPGAVLSIVLRADGAGTRRFLSALRLFSLAESLGGVESLVSYPPEMSHASMPRELRLAQGITDSFVRISSGLEHPADLVDDLDRALSATK; encoded by the coding sequence ATGAGCGACGGTCGCGCGGACGGCTCGTCTGGGCCTACGCCACACCTGGACACCCTGGCGCTCCACGCCGGGCAGCCGCCCGATCCCGCCACCGGCGCGGTCAGCGTGCCCATCGTGCTGTCCACGACCTTCGCGCAGCGTGCGCCGGGCGAGCACCAGGGCTTCTCTTACACGCGCACGGGCAACCCCAACCGGGCTCAGCTGGAGACCAGCGTGGCGGCGCTCGAGGGGGCGCAACACGGCTACGCGTTCGCCAGCGGGATGGCGGCCATCGCCGCGCTCCTGCAGACGCTGCGCCCTGGGCAGCGCGTGGTGGCGACGGCCGACCTCTACGGGGGCACCTACCGGCTGCTGGAGCGGGTCGTGCGCCTGCTGGGCGTGGACGTGGTGTTCGTGGACGTGGGGCAGCCCGCCGCCGTCGAAGAGGCGCTCGCCACCGAGACCGCGTTCCTGTGGCTGGAGTCACCCACCAACCCGTTGCTGAAGGTGGTGGACATCGCCGCCCTCGCGCGTCTCGCTCATGCGCGCGGGGCGTTGGTCGTGGTGGACAACACCTTCGCCACGCCCATGCTGCAGCGGCCGCTGACGCTCGGGGCGGACGTGGTGGTCCACTCGACGACCAAGTTCATCAACGGGCACAGCGACGTGCTGGGTGGGGTGGTCGTCACCTCGCGCGCGCCGCTCGCCGAGCAGCTGGCGTTCATCCAGAACGCGGGGGGCGCGGTGCCGTCGCCCTTCGACTGCTACCTGACCCTGCGTGGCATCAAGACGCTGCCGGTGCGGATGGCGCGGCACGTGGACAACACGGAGCACCTGGCCGCCTTCCTCGCGCAGCATCCGCAGGTGGAGCGGGTGCACTACCCAGGCCTGCCGGAGCACCCCCAGCACGCCCTGGCGTGTGCGCAGATGACCCGGCCCGGGGCGGTCCTGTCCATCGTTCTGCGCGCCGATGGGGCGGGTACACGCCGCTTCCTGTCCGCGCTGCGCCTGTTCTCGCTGGCCGAGAGCCTCGGCGGGGTCGAGAGCCTGGTGTCCTACCCGCCTGAGATGAGCCACGCCTCGATGCCGCGCGAGCTCCGGCTGGCGCAGGGCATCACGGACTCGTTCGTGCGCATCTCATCAGGCCTCGAGCACCCGGCCGATCTCGTGGACGATCTCGACCGGGCGCTCTCAGCAACGAAATAG
- the tadA gene encoding Flp pilus assembly complex ATPase component TadA: protein MFSVVITEKGGAQRRMEFDKNEITVGRVQGNDVILGKGNVSKRHSRIVLKDGRFIVVDLKSTNGTYVNGRKITSPLVVKPGDKIYIGDFIITLDELDDASQPGLQSVSSAPPGGSAPPAEPVRPSAQAMPAPAPAPPPLEHAPAFAAPASVPSPAPAVPAPPPAAPARPAEPPVTAAPARPAVVASPPDLTAGPRVRPGSMPPPLPPRAGGSGVHNMPRVSSAPAPIGGSSGQQLLAELMRRVSASFDLYDASPVAMLDPSRRRAAQSAIDVALEAMGNSAQLSGGADPQLLSSMALTEAVGLGALESLLTAEGLREVVVSGPGHVSADFGNGLVTLDTYFSSRAMLTVIASRLVAQAGEQLRTDKPIHECSLPSGARVLVVLPPVAPQGPVIELRAWVPAGTLDDLVAQGLLSQEMKGLLGAAVASRRNVMVLGPAGSGVTSLLSALARHVDAGERMVTVEDVPDLGLPPGRAVSLSTGGATTGVTLSQVAHQATRMRPTCLVVDDVRGGDAVDVLTILGSRAGGDLVGVHCTATGGDGLAGLRTLLHMGGVRSDDAAAGLIASAANLLVCLAITPQGRKAVRLSEIRRTGASLEVKDLHVHDGGFHPA, encoded by the coding sequence ATGTTCTCGGTCGTGATCACGGAGAAGGGTGGCGCCCAGCGGCGGATGGAGTTCGACAAGAACGAAATCACCGTCGGTCGCGTACAAGGCAACGACGTCATCCTGGGCAAGGGCAACGTCTCGAAGCGCCACTCGCGCATCGTCCTCAAGGACGGCCGCTTCATCGTCGTCGACCTGAAGAGCACCAACGGCACCTACGTCAACGGCCGCAAGATCACGTCTCCGCTCGTGGTGAAGCCCGGCGACAAGATCTACATCGGCGACTTCATCATCACCCTCGACGAGCTCGACGACGCCTCGCAGCCCGGGCTGCAGTCGGTCTCGAGCGCGCCGCCCGGTGGCTCTGCCCCGCCCGCCGAACCCGTGCGTCCGTCGGCCCAGGCCATGCCCGCGCCCGCGCCCGCCCCGCCGCCCCTCGAGCACGCGCCCGCGTTCGCGGCCCCCGCCTCCGTCCCGTCGCCCGCGCCCGCTGTGCCCGCTCCGCCCCCGGCGGCGCCAGCGCGTCCAGCGGAGCCTCCCGTCACCGCTGCGCCCGCCCGTCCCGCGGTCGTGGCCAGCCCTCCCGACCTGACGGCAGGTCCTCGTGTCCGCCCAGGGAGCATGCCGCCTCCCTTGCCGCCTCGCGCAGGTGGAAGCGGGGTGCACAACATGCCGCGCGTCTCGAGCGCACCTGCGCCCATTGGCGGCTCGTCGGGTCAGCAGCTCCTGGCCGAGCTCATGCGGCGCGTCTCTGCGTCCTTCGACCTCTACGACGCGTCTCCCGTGGCCATGCTCGACCCCTCGCGGCGTCGCGCGGCGCAGTCGGCCATCGACGTGGCCCTCGAGGCGATGGGCAACAGCGCGCAGCTCTCCGGCGGCGCAGACCCCCAGCTGCTGTCCTCCATGGCCCTGACCGAGGCGGTGGGGCTCGGCGCCCTCGAGAGCCTGCTCACGGCCGAGGGCTTGCGTGAGGTCGTCGTCAGCGGGCCGGGGCACGTCTCCGCGGACTTCGGCAACGGCCTCGTCACGCTCGACACCTACTTCTCGTCGCGCGCCATGCTGACCGTCATCGCCAGCCGCCTGGTGGCGCAGGCTGGGGAGCAGCTGCGCACCGACAAGCCCATCCACGAGTGCTCGCTGCCGAGCGGGGCCCGCGTGCTGGTGGTGCTGCCGCCGGTCGCTCCGCAGGGTCCGGTGATCGAGCTGCGCGCGTGGGTGCCCGCGGGGACGCTGGACGACCTGGTCGCACAGGGGCTCCTCAGTCAGGAGATGAAGGGCCTGCTGGGTGCAGCCGTGGCGTCGCGTCGCAACGTCATGGTGCTCGGCCCAGCGGGTTCGGGGGTCACCTCGCTGCTGTCTGCCCTGGCGCGCCACGTGGATGCCGGCGAGCGCATGGTCACCGTGGAGGACGTGCCCGACCTTGGACTACCCCCGGGTCGCGCGGTGTCCCTCTCCACCGGCGGTGCGACCACGGGTGTCACGCTGTCTCAGGTCGCGCATCAGGCCACGCGCATGCGGCCCACCTGCCTCGTCGTGGACGACGTGCGTGGGGGGGATGCGGTGGACGTGCTCACCATCCTCGGCAGCCGCGCTGGGGGTGACCTCGTGGGTGTGCACTGCACGGCGACGGGCGGCGACGGGCTCGCAGGCCTGCGCACGCTGCTGCACATGGGCGGCGTCCGCTCCGACGACGCGGCGGCCGGGTTGATCGCCAGCGCGGCGAACCTCTTGGTGTGCCTCGCCATCACCCCCCAGGGACGCAAGGCCGTGCGCTTGAGCGAGATCCGCCGCACCGGCGCGAGCCTCGAGGTGAAGGACCTGCACGTCCACGACGGCGGGTTCCACCCGGCATGA
- a CDS encoding SDR family NAD(P)-dependent oxidoreductase: protein MSQRKVIIITGANSGIGKAMAMELGAAGHHVVMGCRSLGRGEAAQADIKAVATGPVDLLQVDVGSPDSVRAFAEQVRATYPKVDVLMNNAGVYLPKRQLTPEGFESMFAINHLGPFLLSHLLLEPLAGGRVVTTSSIGHRFTGFSMDNLQAERSFSAFRQYGLTKLANILFTREFDARARSRGIVANCFHPGAVGTEFAQDDASSLLGFGTKIGRVFLRTPKKGGETGVFLATDPAGVTTHGQYWSDKKVRSTSRNVNDENARALFEHSAALLGMEDLALPPI, encoded by the coding sequence ATGAGCCAGCGGAAAGTCATCATCATCACGGGCGCCAACTCCGGCATCGGCAAGGCCATGGCCATGGAGCTGGGCGCCGCGGGTCACCACGTCGTCATGGGCTGCCGCAGCCTCGGGCGTGGGGAGGCCGCGCAGGCCGACATCAAGGCGGTCGCCACGGGGCCGGTGGACCTGCTGCAGGTGGACGTGGGCTCCCCCGACTCGGTGCGCGCGTTCGCGGAGCAGGTGCGCGCCACGTACCCGAAGGTGGACGTGCTCATGAACAACGCGGGTGTCTACCTGCCCAAGCGACAGCTCACCCCGGAGGGCTTCGAGAGCATGTTCGCCATCAACCACCTGGGCCCCTTCCTGCTGTCCCACCTGCTGCTGGAGCCGCTCGCCGGGGGGCGCGTGGTCACCACGTCGTCCATCGGCCACCGATTTACCGGCTTCAGCATGGACAACCTGCAGGCCGAGCGGTCGTTCTCGGCCTTCCGCCAGTACGGCCTCACCAAGCTCGCCAACATCCTCTTCACACGCGAGTTCGACGCGCGCGCCCGCTCCCGTGGCATCGTGGCCAACTGCTTCCACCCGGGGGCCGTGGGCACCGAGTTCGCCCAGGACGACGCGAGCAGCCTGCTGGGCTTCGGCACCAAGATCGGCCGCGTGTTCCTGCGTACCCCCAAGAAGGGCGGCGAGACGGGGGTGTTCCTGGCGACGGATCCCGCGGGGGTCACCACCCATGGGCAATACTGGAGCGACAAGAAGGTGCGCTCGACCTCGCGGAACGTGAACGACGAGAACGCGCGCGCGCTGTTCGAGCACAGCGCCGCGCTGCTGGGCATGGAGGACCTCGCGCTGCCCCCGATCTGA
- a CDS encoding MATE family efflux transporter, with product MLPDLARAVYGARRRERALRGVMNPAALKPWMPPATTDAPFASTPAAAPSALRELMRLAWPVVGLNVLNVLALIVDAIMCGHLENGEEALMALGFAGQILFLMVVIMMGITVGAVALVARAHGAGARERVQHLLQQSLQLTVLLGVVAGALGVAGSRPLLRMLGADDAVTEAGFGYLAPLMGATVFAYLNILLGAVLRGVGNTRLALFVAMVVNALNVLLNAALIFGLGPVPAFGLPGAAYGTIVAQIVGVLLSVALLRRGVEPALELRLGWAPLDLPLARELLRVGAPAALDMMILNAALFLIIALLGRADPLAVAAHGIGMRLQSLAFVPGLSIAQATGALVGQSLGAGNVERVRQVVRASSALSAGVLSALGVLIIVLAAPLIALFGAQPGSPLGELTWTWMSLLALGMPLVGAHFAFVGLFQGSGATNTGLTINALTVFFFQIPLSLVLGPLLGLGPLGIWIAFPASYALKLVLEVVAYRRDGWIKLGIHA from the coding sequence ATGCTGCCGGATCTCGCGCGCGCGGTCTACGGCGCACGACGGCGCGAGCGCGCCCTCCGTGGCGTGATGAACCCCGCCGCGCTAAAGCCCTGGATGCCCCCCGCCACCACGGACGCCCCGTTCGCGTCCACGCCAGCCGCGGCGCCCTCCGCGCTGCGCGAGCTGATGCGCCTGGCGTGGCCCGTGGTGGGGCTGAACGTGCTCAACGTGCTGGCGCTCATCGTGGATGCCATCATGTGCGGCCACCTCGAGAACGGGGAAGAGGCGCTGATGGCGCTCGGCTTCGCCGGCCAGATCCTGTTCCTGATGGTGGTCATCATGATGGGCATCACCGTGGGCGCCGTCGCGTTGGTCGCGCGGGCACACGGGGCCGGGGCACGCGAGCGCGTGCAGCACTTGCTGCAGCAGTCCCTCCAGCTCACCGTGCTGCTCGGCGTCGTCGCGGGCGCGCTGGGGGTCGCGGGCAGCCGTCCGCTGCTGCGCATGCTGGGGGCGGACGACGCGGTCACCGAGGCGGGCTTCGGATATCTCGCGCCACTCATGGGCGCGACGGTCTTCGCCTACCTCAACATCCTCCTCGGTGCGGTGCTGCGGGGGGTCGGCAACACGCGCCTGGCGTTGTTCGTAGCGATGGTCGTCAACGCGCTCAACGTGCTGCTCAACGCCGCGCTCATCTTCGGGCTGGGCCCCGTGCCCGCGTTCGGACTGCCGGGCGCCGCGTACGGCACCATCGTCGCGCAGATCGTTGGCGTCCTGCTGTCCGTGGCGTTGTTGCGCCGCGGCGTGGAGCCGGCCCTCGAGCTGCGTCTTGGGTGGGCGCCGCTGGACCTGCCGCTCGCGCGCGAGCTCCTGCGCGTGGGGGCCCCGGCCGCGCTGGACATGATGATCCTCAACGCGGCGCTGTTCCTCATCATCGCGCTCTTGGGACGCGCCGACCCGCTCGCGGTGGCGGCGCACGGGATCGGCATGCGCCTCCAGTCGCTGGCCTTCGTGCCGGGTCTGAGCATCGCGCAGGCCACGGGCGCGCTCGTCGGGCAGAGCCTCGGGGCGGGCAACGTAGAGCGGGTGCGGCAGGTGGTGCGCGCGTCCAGCGCCCTGTCAGCCGGGGTGCTCAGCGCGCTCGGCGTGCTCATCATCGTGCTGGCCGCGCCCCTCATCGCGCTGTTCGGGGCCCAGCCGGGCAGCCCGCTGGGCGAGCTCACCTGGACGTGGATGTCGCTGCTCGCGTTGGGCATGCCGCTGGTGGGCGCGCACTTCGCGTTCGTGGGCCTGTTCCAGGGCTCGGGGGCCACCAACACGGGGCTCACCATCAACGCGCTGACGGTGTTCTTCTTTCAGATCCCCCTGTCGCTCGTGCTGGGGCCGCTGCTCGGGCTCGGACCCCTCGGCATCTGGATCGCGTTCCCGGCCAGCTATGCGCTGAAGTTGGTGCTCGAGGTGGTGGCCTACCGTCGCGACGGGTGGATCAAGCTCGGCATCCACGCCTGA